From the Lathyrus oleraceus cultivar Zhongwan6 chromosome 4, CAAS_Psat_ZW6_1.0, whole genome shotgun sequence genome, one window contains:
- the LOC127073397 gene encoding 40S ribosomal protein S15a-1 produces the protein MVRVSVLNDALKSMYNAEKRGKRQVMIRPSSKVIIKFLIVMQKHGYIGEFEYVDDHRAGKIVVELNGRLNKCGVISPRFDVGVKEIEGWTARLLPSRQFGYIVLTTSAGIMDHEEARRKNVGGKVLGFFY, from the exons ATGGTGAGAGTCAGTGTGTTGAACGATGCTCTTAAGAGTATGTACAATGCTGAGAAAAGAGGAAAGCGCCAAGTCATGATAAGGCCATCATCCAAAGTTATCATCAAGTTCCTTATTGTTATGCAGAAGCATG GATATATTGGAGAATTTGAGTATGTTGATGATCACCGAGCTGGAAAGATTGTTGTTGAATTGAATGGTAGGTTGAACAAATGTGGGGTTATTAGTCCTCGTTTTGATGTTGGTGTCAAGGAGATTGAAGGTTGGACTGCTAGACTTCTCCCTTCTAGACAG TTTGGTTACATTGTTTTAACCACTTCTGCTGGCATTATGGATCACGAAGAGGCTAGGAGGAAGAATGTTGGTGGTAAGGTCCTTGGTTTCTTCTACTGA
- the LOC127136045 gene encoding uncharacterized protein LOC127136045, which translates to MEQKHQQACSSFSAIPSYYDVASNIQRLKNHGYTNDEISFIIANQNPRDYVTYIEPLIRKREIVDDTHSYYQRLLHQKARDSSEAINLYNFADPDSHSNLYIPISTKSLVPSLRELTLNVLDKHSYPVALLAGVSNEQKQRLTNLLCYSGEMNGHFLELLLSGFPTHIQLRDCSWLTKVEFLKYFETLVTSELEVLQLDKCGSIITDETVYDTLAKPGNSLSKLTSLSIAGAYDLNNEGLELLVSSVTALRYINLTKCVRLTATGLDILADSFGSTLKELYIDGFNLINTKGILKALKRFKQLQVLSLAGIRDLSDAFIKDYIMACGRNLKGLVLKDCVNLTNVSMRFIADFSRRLNVFDISNMCKLTDSSLGYFMNRFRQLSTLKLYRNLFSDEAIAAFLEIAGKTLEELSLNSIDKVGHLTAMSLAKNAKNLHTLDLSQCRNLRDRDLALIVSRCLSLRTLKLVGCSQLTDVFLRGSSNSEIRIIGLKSTPIWSKIFFMN; encoded by the exons ATGGAACAAAAACACCAACAAGCTTGTTCTTCTTTTTCTGCTATTCCTTCCTACTATGATGTAGCTTCTAACATACAGAGACTAAAGAATCACGGTTATACCAACGATGAAATTTCTTTCATTATTGCCAATCAAAATCCAAGAGACTACGTAACATACATTGAACCCCTTATTCGCAAGAGAGAAATTGTAGATGATACTCATTCTTATTACCAGCGTCTTCTGCATCAAAAAGCTCGTGATTCTTCTGAAGCCATAAACTTGTACAATTTTGCAGACCCTGATAGTCATTCCAACCTCTACATTCCTATCAGTACAAAGTCTCTTGTTCCGTCATTGCGAGAGCTGACTCTTAACGTTCTTGACAAGCATTCTTATCCAGTTGCTTTACTTGCTGGTGTTAGTAATGAGCAGAAACAAAGGCTTACCAACTTGCTGTGTTATTCCGGTGAAATGAATGGCCACTTTCTCGAACTACTTCTTAGTGGTTTTCCTACTCATATTCAGCTTAGAGATTGTTCCTGGTTGACGAAAGTAGAATTTCTCAAATATTTTGAAACTTTGGTCACTTCCGAATTAGAG GTGCTACAACTTGACAAGTGTGGTTCCATTATAACTGATGAAACAGTGTATGATACTTTGGCAAAACCAGGAAACTCCTTGTCCAAACTAACGAGCCTATCCATCGCTGGTGCGTACGATCTTAATAACGAAGGATTGGAGTTACTTGTTTCTTCTGTAACAGCACTTAGATATATAAACCTAACCAAATGTGTCCGTCTGACTGCTACTGGTCTTGACATTTTGGCGGATTCATTTGGATCAACTCTGAAAGAGTTGTATATTGATGGTTTCAATCTCATTAATACTAAAGGGATTTTGAAAGCCTTGAAGCGATTCAAACAGTTACAAGTGTTGTCACTGGCTGGTATTCGAGATCTTTCTGATGCGTTTATAAAGGATTACATCATGGCATGCGGTCGCAACCTTAAGGGTCTTGTTTTAAAGGACTGTGT AAATTTGACCAATGTATCGATGAGATTCATTGCTGATTTTTCTCGTAGGTTGAATGTGTTTGATATTTCAAATATGTGCAAATTGACAGACTCGTCTCTAGGATATTTTATGAATAGATTTCGACAATTGAGTACTTTGAAGCTCTACCGCAATCTATTCAG TGATGAGGCAATTGCTGCTTTTTTGGAGATAGCTGGGAAAACCTTGGAAGAACTTTCACTTAATAGCATTGACAAG GTTGGCCATTTGACAGCAATGTCACTTGCAAAGAATGCCAAAAATCTGCATACATTGGATCTGTCACAGTGTCGAAATCTCAGAGACCGTGATTTAGCTTTGATTGTCAGTAGATGCTTGTCGTTGAGGACACTTAAACTTGTTGGATGTTCGCAG TTGACAGATGTTTTTCTCAGAGGAAGCTCAAACTCAGAGATTCGGATTATTGGGTTGAAGTCAACTCCTATTTGGAGCAAGATATTTTTCATGAATTGA
- the LOC127073396 gene encoding mitogen-activated protein kinase 15 — MPPDQRKKSSVDVDFFTEYGEGSRYMIEEVIGKGSYGVVCSAYDTHTGEKVAIKKITDIFEHVSDATRILREIKLLRLLRHPDIVDIKHILLPPSRREFKDIYVVFELMESDLHQVIKANDDLTPEHYQFFLYQLLRGLKYIHTANVFHRDLKPKNILANADCKLKICDFGLARVAFNDTPTAIFWTDYIATRWYRAPELCGSFFSKYTPAIDIWSIGCIFAELLTGKPLFPGKNVVHQLDLMTDFLGTPSPEAIARIRNEKARRYLSSMRKKKPVPLYQKFPNADPLALRVLERMLAFDPKDRPTAEEALADPYFKGLAKFEREPCAQPVSKMEFEFERRRVTKEDVRELIYREILEYHPKMLKEHLEGAEPTGFMYPSAVDHFKKQFAYLEEHYGKGGTISPLDRQHASLPRQRMLYSDESRQNMAEVAADDLSKCSIKEVEKPVIDRTGSVAMNRLPLQAPQSIQDVMTNRNVAPRPRKDAGSVLHYSCGVAGADQRKTVRNPSVSAQYAASSRSYPKRNPSCKNDRGEDGIEGSNGLQTKPQYIARKVAAAPGGAGSNW, encoded by the exons ATGCCTCCTGATCAGAGAAAAAAG TCATCTGTAGATGTAGATTTCTTTACTGAATATGGTGAAGGGAGTAGATACATGATAGAGGAAGTGATTGGTAAAGGAAGTTATGGTGTTGTTTGTTCCGCGTATGATACACATACCGGAGAGAAGGTTGCGATAAAGAAAATCACTGATATATTCGAACATGTTTCTGATGCTACGCGCATTTTGCGTGAGATCAAGCTTCTTAGACTATTGCGGCATCCTGATATTGTGGATATTAAACATATCTTGTTACCTCCTTCTAGAAGGGAGTTTAAAGATATATATGTTGTTTTTGAACTTATGGAGTCGGATTTACATCAAGTTATTAAGGCGAATGATGATTTGACGCCAGAGCATTACCAGTTTTTTCTCTATCAGCTTCTTCGAGGATTGAAGTATATACACACAG CAAATGTTTTTCATCGTGATCTAAAGCCGAAAAACATTTTAGCAAATGCTGACTGCAAACTGAAGATTTGCGATTTCGGTCTTGCCAGAGTAGCTTTCAATGATACACCCACTGCTATATTCTGGACA GATTATATTGCGACAAGGTGGTATAGAGCTCCTGAGTTGTGTGGATCCTTTTTCTCTAAG TATACGCCAGCTATAGACATATGGAGCATTGGCTGCATTTTTGCCGAACTTTTAACTGGAAAGCCTCTTTTCCCCGGGAAGAATGTTGTCCATCAATTGGACCTCATGACTGACTTCCTTGGAACACCATCTCCTGAAGCCATTGCTAGG ATACGAAACGAGAAAGCTCGGAGATACTTGAGCAGCATGCGTAAGAAGAAGCCGGTTCCTTTGTATCAAAAGTTTCCTAATGCAGATCCCCTTGCTCTCCGTGTGTTGGAAAGAATGTTGGCCTTTGATCCTAAGGATCGACCTACTGCTGAAGAG GCTCTAGCGGATCCATATTTTAAGGGCTTGGCCAAGTTTGAGAGAGAGCCTTGTGCACAGCCAGTTAGCAAAATGGAATTTGAATTTGAGAGACGCAGGGTTACAAAGGAAGACGTGCGAGAGCTTATATACAGAGAGATTCTGGAGTACCATCCAAAGATGTTAAAGGAACATCTAGAAGGAGCAGAGCCAACAGGATTCATGTATCCAAG TGCTGTGGACCACTTCAAGAAACAATTTGCATACCTTGAGGAGCATTATGGGAAAGGCGGTACTATTAGTCCACTCGACAGACAACATGCATCATTGCCCAG GCAGCGTATGTTGTACTCAGACGAGTCTAGACAGAATATGGCTGAAGTTGCAGCAGATGATCTCTCCAAGTGCAGCATCAAAGAAGTTGAGAAGCCGGTTATTGATAGGACAGGTAGTGTTGCTATGAACAGGCTTCCTTTACAAGCTCCTCAAAGTATTCAAGATGTCATGACTAATCGAA ATGTTGCCCCGCGACCCAGAAAAGATGCGGGTTCCGTATTGCATTACAGTTGTGGGGTAGCAGGGGCTGACCAACGGAAGACGGTTAGAAATCCATCTGTTTCTGCTCAGTATGCTGCTTCAAGCCGTTCATATCCTAAAAGAAATCCAAGCTGTAAAAACGATAGAGGAGAAGATGGGATTGAAGGTTCTAATGGACTCCAGACGAAACCTCAATACATAGCAAGAAAAGTTGCTGCTGCTCCAGGTGGTGCCGGCAGTAACTGGTAG